Proteins encoded together in one Prunus dulcis chromosome 3, ALMONDv2, whole genome shotgun sequence window:
- the LOC117620523 gene encoding protein ELF4-LIKE 4: MEGSIFTGIGNGTQLDTKVVQTFQKSFVQVQDILDQNRLLINEINQNHESKIPDNLSRNVGLIRELNSNIRRVVDLYGDLSSSFSRSMEASSEAESGGTLKSDGKSSEKRIRSG; this comes from the coding sequence ATGGAAGGTAGTATATTTACAGGCATCGGAAATGGAACCCAACTAGACACCAAGGTTGTGCAGACATTTCAGAAGAGCTTTGTGCAAGTGCAAGATATTTTGGATCAGAACAGATTGCTAATTAATGAGATTAACCAAAACCATGAGTCCAAGATCCCTGATAACCTCAGCCGGAATGTTGGCTTAATTAGAGAGCTTAACAGCAACATTAGAAGGGTCGTAGATCTCTATGGTGACCTCTCCAGCTCTTTTTCCAGGTCAATGGAAGCTTCATCAGAAGCTGAATCAGGTGGGACTTTGAAATCTGATGGAAAATCTAGCGAGAAGAGAATTAGATCCGGGTAA